One window of the Triticum dicoccoides isolate Atlit2015 ecotype Zavitan chromosome 3B, WEW_v2.0, whole genome shotgun sequence genome contains the following:
- the LOC119279922 gene encoding L-type lectin-domain containing receptor kinase IX.1-like, with protein sequence MAPWRLHPELLLAVAALFAASAAADYTPHDTASVCSTKSNYTDGSQYEINLDQLLHDLGDGAVGDGGFFVTSRGIYPDKVYGQAMCYADCEWTKCQLCLQVAPSYVMIKGCPYSRQAAIMYDCCYQRYSDRKFSGHADLFGNGFDYIDGRSYADAMNETRWKLVTQLMTEAAGSALRFATGSQTYVDSHGDSQVMYGLVQCSRDLSATDCTNCLNNIAQASMIRNATIANYRRYGCYITYTPNAIDIRPAGQSPYLLLSLNFQPWVYQEDDEAMKNEFMKGTGSRQFRYSELAAATDNFSDDKKLGEGGFGSVYRGFLKGLRIEVAIKRVSKGSKQGRKEYASEVRVISRLRHRNLVQIVGWCHAREQLLLVYALMPNSSLDVHLHRADNVLWWPVRHKIVLGIGSALLYLHEEWEQCVLHRDIKTSNMMLDASFNVKLGDFGLARLVDHDRGAHTTELAGTLGYMDPECTVSGRSSTESDVYSFGVVLLEIACGRRPTVARPDGTLIHLAQRVSELYGQGRILDAADARLDGNFDPQEMERVLAVGLWCACHDRDLRPSIRQAINVLRLEAPLPDRIPPVGRAAGPLPMPDSDTGHSSGSTQQLN encoded by the exons ATGGCCCCTTGGCGCCTCCACCCTGAACTGCTCCTGGCAGTGGCCGCTCTTTTTGCTGCGTCTGCTGCTGCTGACTACACCCCTCATGACACAGCGTCCGTCTGCTCAACGAAGAGCAACTACACCGACGGCAGCCAGTACGAGATCAACCTCGACCAGCTCCTCCACGACCTTGGTGACGGCGCGGTTGGGGATGGCGGCTTCTTCGTGACCAGTCGCGGCATTTACCCCGACAAGGTATACGGCCAAGCCATGTGCTACGCCGACTGTGAGTGGACAAAGTGCCAGCTCTGCTTGCAGGTGGCACCGTCCTACGTGATGATCAAAGGGTGTCCCTACAGTCGGCAGGCCGCCATCATGTACGACTGTTGCTACCAGCGCTATTCAGACAGGAAATTCTCCGGCCACGCCGACTTGTTCGGCAATGGTTTCGACTACATAGACGGTAGGAGCTATGCCGATGCCATGAACGAGACGAGGTGGAAGCTGGTAACCCAGCTCATGACAGAGGCCGCCGGGTCGGCACTGCGGTTCGCCACCGGTAGCCAGACATACGTGGACTCGCATGGCGACTCCCAGGTGATGTACGGCCTGGTGCAGTGCTCCAGAGATTTGTCGGCGACCGACTGCACCAACTGCCTTAATAACATCGCACAAGCGAGCATGATCCGGAACGCCACCATTGCTAACTACAGAAGGTACGGCTGCTACATCACCTACACACCCAATGCTATCGACATCCGGCCTGCAGGTCAATCTCCATATCTGTTGCTGAGTCTCAATTTTCAGCCGTG GGTGTATCAAGAGGACGACGAGGCCATGAAGAACGAGTTCATGAAAGGGACCGGATCTAGGCAATTTCGCTACAGCGAGCTGGCAGCTGCCACCGACAACTTCTCAGACGACAAAAAGCTTGGGGAAGGCGGGTTTGGGTCAGTGTACAGAGGGTTCTTGAAGGGCTTGAGAATTGAGGTGGCTATCAAGAGAGTGTCCAAGGGCTCCAAGCAGGGGAGGAAGGAGTACGCCTCTGAGGTGAGGGTCATAAGCCGGCTTCGGCACCGTAACCTGGTGCAGATCGTTGGCTGGTGCCACGCCAGAGAGCAGCTCCTCCTGGTCTATGCGCTGATGCCCAACAGCAGCCTCGACGTTCACCTTCACCGTGCAGACAATGTGCTGTGGTGGCCAGTAAG GCATAAGATCGTGCTGGGGATCGGCTCCGCGCTTCTCTACCTGCATGAGGAATGGGAGCAGTGCGTTCTCCACAGGGACATCAAGACGAGCAACATGATGCTGGACGCGTCGTTCAACGTCAAGCTTGGCGATTTCGGGCTCGCCAGGCTCGTCGACCATGACAGAGGGGCGCACACGACGGAGCTCGCCGGCACGCTGGGGTACATGGACCCAGAGTGCACCGTCAGCGGGAGATCCAGCACCGAGTCGGACGTCTACAGTTTCGGCGTCGTGCTGCTCGAGATCGCGTGTGGACGGAGGCCCACCGTGGCTCGGCCGGACGGCACGCTGATCCACCTGGCGCAGCGGGTATCAGAGTTGTATGGCCAAGGGAGGATACTCGACGCAGCCGACGCACGGCTGGATGGGAACTTCGACCCGCAGGAGATGGAGCGCGTGCTAGCCGTCGGCCTCTGGTGCGCGTGCCACGACCGGGACCTAAGGCCGTCCATAAGGCAGGCCATCAACGTGCTCCGGTTGGAGGCGCCGCTTCCCGACAGGATTCCGCCGGTTGGCCGTGCGGCCGGCCCTCTTCCCATGCCAGACTCCGATACGGGCCACAGCTCCGGCTCCACTCAGCAACTAAATTAA